One segment of Mus caroli chromosome 6, CAROLI_EIJ_v1.1, whole genome shotgun sequence DNA contains the following:
- the Ppp1r17 gene encoding protein phosphatase 1 regulatory subunit 17 produces the protein MSTEMMTTEPVPPLELSDDILGKLDPQCSPSDDLSDQFIKDCDLKKKPRKGKNVQATLNVESDQKKPRRKDTPAVHIPPFIPGVISEHLIKRYDVQERIPKAKSGPALHNNDMEQKRPRRKDTPALHMPPFVAGLTLLRDESAGVILEDEEMDGDKLAI, from the exons ATGTCCACTGAGATGATGACCACCGAGCCAGTACCACCTCTGGAGCTTTCAGATGACATACTAGGCAAGCTGGATCCTCAGTGCAGCCCCTCAG ATGACCTTTCAGACCAGTTCATTAAGGACTGTGACCTCAAAAAGAAGCCAAGGAAGGGGAAGAATGTACAGGCCACTCTGAATGTTGAGTCAGATCAAAAGAAACCCAGGAGGAAAGATACACCAGCAGTGCACATCCCGCCTTTCATCCCAG GTGTGATTTCAGAACACTTAATCAAAAGATATGATGTTCAAGAGAGAATTCCAAAGGCCAAATCAGGCCCAGCTCTTCATAACAATGATATGGAACAAAAAAGGCCAAGGAGAAAAGACACGCCTGCCTTGCACATGCCTCCCTTTGTTGCAg GTTTGACTCTGCTCCGGGATGAGAGTGCAGGAGTGATTCTGGAGGATGAAGAAATGGATGGTGACAAGCTCGCTATTTAA